Below is a genomic region from Coleofasciculus sp. FACHB-1120.
TGAATATCCCCAAATATGAAGATTATGAGGAAGATTTTCTCAAAGCAATGGTCACGCGGTTTTGCTTTTCTGGGAAGACAGAACTTGCGTTTGTGCAACGCCTGCTGGAAGACAATACCGATTTAGATGATAAGAAATTAGCAGAAGTTTTAGAAAAAAATTTGATTCAAGAAAATCAGGCAGGTAATGCGGCTACTATTTTCCGGGATCGTTGGATAGCAATTTGTCGCAAGCTAGCTGACGAGGGATGTGACTTTAATGGAGCCGCAAAATACCGTTGGAAAATAGCCAAGCGGTGGCTGCGTGAAGAAATATTTCCCCAGTGGGCAAGAGAGCAAGGTTTCATAGAACCCTTAGTGATTACTGCCGATGAATGCTGGCAGCAAATACTAAAAAAATCTATTCCTACTAACAAAATGGGGCCAGTCCTGGCTGGCGTTGGCGTGCTGGATATGGGCAGCGATTACGAAGAATGCGTGCGTTTGGGGAGTTATATTCGCTTTGAAGTAAATCTGGAAAAGGCTGGTTATTTGCTGCTGTTGGAGAAAGGAACTACAGGCAGATTTTGGTGCCTTTGTCCGTCAGGTTATGCTCCTGAGCCATATTTGCCTGCTGGAGTAGCGGTTTTACCGCAGCCAAATTCGCCAAAAAAATCCTTTAAGGTAACTGGCGATATTGGTTTAGAGCAAATTGTAGCGGTAATTAGTAAGGATAAGCCAAACTTAGATTGGTTGCCAGAGGGAATTAATCCACCATTGCAACTGCAAGCCAATCATTTGAACCAATTAATAGAATATCTGGATCGCAGTCGAGATTGTCAGGTTCTCTACACAGAATATACCGTCACCGCTCAATCATAAACGCAAAA
It encodes:
- a CDS encoding DUF4384 domain-containing protein — its product is MNIPKYEDYEEDFLKAMVTRFCFSGKTELAFVQRLLEDNTDLDDKKLAEVLEKNLIQENQAGNAATIFRDRWIAICRKLADEGCDFNGAAKYRWKIAKRWLREEIFPQWAREQGFIEPLVITADECWQQILKKSIPTNKMGPVLAGVGVLDMGSDYEECVRLGSYIRFEVNLEKAGYLLLLEKGTTGRFWCLCPSGYAPEPYLPAGVAVLPQPNSPKKSFKVTGDIGLEQIVAVISKDKPNLDWLPEGINPPLQLQANHLNQLIEYLDRSRDCQVLYTEYTVTAQS